In Triticum urartu cultivar G1812 chromosome 6, Tu2.1, whole genome shotgun sequence, the following proteins share a genomic window:
- the LOC125515097 gene encoding golgin subfamily A member 4-like isoform X1, which translates to MSRVPKWKIEKAKVKVVFRLQFHATNIPSTGWDKLFLSFISADTGKVTAKTNKANVRNGSCKWPDPIYEATRLLQDSRTKTYDDKLYKLVVAMGTSRSSILGEVDVNLAEFAEAVKPVSITLPFRGCDFGTVLHVTAQLLSTKTGFREFEQQRETGARSSQQLVNQRSHDPSEVAVASSDVGSDKANARNKLKETSLGFPVAEDSAGSTEDYENSSHNSDGYFAEKNDPCGSHEISSFRSIHSGDLPLCPTSQSPTPEKGPFRGKRLSPQGSSDWSHGWSPEFSASHDLAAAHDENNRLKSRLEVAESAFSQLKSEATSLQDVTDKLGSETQGLANQLAVELMSRSELTTEVSSLRTECSSLKRELEEMKSAKPLQHKADGGNGVLATDSSVHNLQTEWLQGLLLLESKLQQTRNNALHGLQASDLDFLLADIGALQRVIENLKQGVQLGQMKEDNYQEHLAPPSNVAHQSSSGRDHNSDKKNTGSTATMEEKMCGLLQKLEDSKTEKENLLEKMSQIERYYESFIHKLEESQKQTAIELENLRKEHNSCFYTVSVLQAQKQKMHEEMNDQLMRFAEDRTALEAQNKEFERRAVATETALKRVRWNYSAAVDRLQKDLELLSFQVLSMYESSETLAKQPIVEDAEHFPEEHSAIADLSGTIEHDQDRPVVKQRGTEGLHEATASQMFSTENGTSRSFSYKMDGQQNLLQAAKIEELRSRSEVICNPDSQVNCSNTEGPKDASSTMESDILETYAVNIQWQVFSDVLRETHYTALDMIKQMQGRLYVLEKELHDSNDARESLMLKLNSALDQSKSLKESESGYIFKCDDLTVKNQILEAKLQDISVENALLMERLVVSETLVEEHKTCESKYNACTEERKRFENLLMKESQQTSQLKDELRSVMEDFEAVKDELRKQSSLISEQQIVSTSLQEQLSILCSKLISLSKDIDIPCLDDVSLLHELENKNYAAVIASLEFFQQQACQKVLHLHHEKDALEEMCDVLRKRSDKSETELLDVKQKFHCDMAGTEEKLNISEGHVEKLQQELQEMVHKFEIISEAQEQHSISNGDLTSKLAKMEVELRIVTSENETLVEKMKDIAAVVQELERTKITLAESDEDNKTLAESLQSKDELLMHMENEIRGLQNCLSCTEGNLLREKTTREDLESALASLTSQLSEKDQVLLSYNEDKTELLHLRDQISDMSKENSLMQDALSESEQIKRDLSCKNCSLQSQLANAENQLGTILEDFLATEIEASCMRSQVEEVAVQLEYLKNDFGKLQLKNKDADELLRAHMLTVAELTDRNATLESAIHSQEINFARVIQEKEGLEELIKRNEQTLAQVSNSESRDTSVSINNSEAELKYQDEIVQLRAVQTNLEEHVDRLRSAKDEVEILNVVLKSKLEEHHTEASSLLQDSGYQLTNLKEQNKELTQKLAEQTLKAEEFKNLSIQLRELKEKAEAGKKEKEGSLFAIQDSLRIAFIKEQYESKVQELKSQVFVSKKYSEEMLLKLQSALDEVETGRKNEIALAKRIEELSMKVSELEVEMQDLSADKRELSNAYDSIMTDLECTKLNFDCCKEEKQRIEVSLQECSEERNRIRVELDLVKKLLENMALTDHVASPDNSGSRIPRATSIGQILGDVKSGSAPELIPKLTEVDSELQEDEGEIHSTHISSNVAESEDVGKSDEHPHAKHAPTKNLENCHKQSEESLEDHPTVDNTIKDISKEHKKLANDLNLFQKELERLKNENSSPLLPLDINLIDPSLSGLERALSQLDMANEHLRSIFPSFKELPGSGNALERVLALELELAEALQTKKKTDILFQSSFLKQHNDESAVFQSFRDINELIQDTIELRRKQVAVESELEEMHGRYSELSLQFAEVEGERQKLAMTLKARSPRK; encoded by the exons ATGTCAAGGGTGCCAAAATGGAAGATTGAAAAGGCCAAAGTTAAAGTTGTATTCCGGCTGCAATTCCATGCAACAAAT ATTCCATCTACAGGATGGGACAAGTTGTTTTTGTCCTTTATCTCTGCTGATACAGGAAAGGTAACTGCAAAAACAAATAAAGCAAATGTGAGGAATGGAAGCTGCAAATGGCCAGATCCTATTTATGAAGCAACACGACTTCTTCAGGATTCTAGGACTAAGACATATGATGACAAGCTCTACAAGCTTGTTGTGGCCATG GGGACTTCTCGATCTAGTATTCTTGGGGAGGTCGATGTTAATCTTGCCGAATTTGCAGAAGCAGTGAAGCCTGTTTCAATCACACTTCCTTTTCGTGGTTGCGACTTTGGAACAGTATTACAT GTCACGGCACAACTGCTCAGCACCAAAACTGGCTTCAG GGAATTTGAACAGCAAAGAGAAACTGGTGCCAGAAGTTCCCAGCAGCTAGTGAATCAAAGAAGTCACGATCCTTCTGAAGTTGCTGTTGCTTCATCCGATGTTGGTAGTGATAAG GCTAACGCAAGGAATAAGTTAAAAGAAACTTCTTTGGGGTTCCCTGTGGCCGAAGATTCTGCGGGTTCAACCGAAGATTATGAAAATTCATCACATAATTCAGATGGTTATTTTGCCGAAAAGAATGATCCGTGTGGCAGTCATGAAATCAGTAGCTTTAGGAGCATACACTCAGGTGATTTACCACTTTGTCCGACAAGTCAAAGCCCTACACCAGAGAAGGGGCCATTTCGGGGTAAGCGTCTTTCACCACAAGGGAGCAGTGATTGGAGTCATGGTTGGAGTCCTGAGTTCTCTGCCAGTCATGATCTTGCTGCTGCTCATGACGAGAATAATCGACTCAAGTCCAGATTGGAGGTGGCTGAGTCGGCCTTTTCTCAGCTCAAGTCAGAAGCAACATCCCTGCAAGATGTCACTGACAAATTAGGCAGTGAAACGCAGGGCCTAGCTAACCAGCTTGCTGTTGAACTTATGTCACGCAGCGAGCTCACTACTGAAGTATCTTCCCTAAGGACAGAATGTTCTAGTTTGAAAAGAGAGTTGGAAGAAATGAAATCTGCTAAACCCTTGCAGCATAAGGCTGATGGAGGAAATGGTGTTCTTGCTACAGATAGTTCAGTACATAATCTCCAAACAGAATGGCTGCAAGGCTTGCTGCTTCTTGAAAGtaaactgcagcagaccagaaATAATGCTCTCCATGGACTTCAAGCAAGTGATCTTGATTTCCTTCTTGCTGATATAGGGGCTCTTCAGCGTGTTATTGAGAACCTCAAGCAAGGTGTTCAGCTTGGACAAATGAAAGAAGATAATTATCAAGAACATTTGGCTCCACCATCCAATGTTGCCCATCAATCAAGCTCCGGACGTGATCATAATTCCGACAAGAAAAACACTGGCAGTACAGCCACGATGGAGGAAAAAATGTGTGGGCTCTTGCAGAAGTTGGAGGACTCAAAAACTGAGAAGGAGAATCTTCTGGAGAAGATGAGCCAGATTGAGCGCTACTACGAATCTTTTATCCACAAGCTTGAGGAAAGCCAGAAGCAGACAGCAATTGAATTGGAAAATCTTAGGAAAGAACACAATTCTTGTTTCTACACAGTTTCTGTCCTCCAAGCCCAGAAGCAGAAAATGCATGAGGAGATGAATGACCAGCTAATGAGATTTGCTGAGGACAGAACAGCTTTAGAAGCTCAAAATAAGGAGTTCGAGAGGAGAGCTGTTGCTACGGAAACAGCACTTAAGAGGGTCCGATGGAATTATTCTGCAGCTGTTGATCGTCTACAGAAAGACCTTGAGTTGCTGTCCTTTCAGGTTCTCTCTATGTATGAGTCAAGTGAAACTCTTGCAAAGCAACCCATTGTAGAAGATGCTGAGCATTTTCCTGAAGAGCATTCTGCAATAGCAGATTTAAGCGGTACTATAGAACATGACCAAGACAGGCCTGTTGTCAAACAACGGGGAACTGAAGGTCTTCATGAGGCAACTGCATCTCAAATGTTTTCAACTGAAAATGGCACATCACGTAGTTTTAGCTACAAAATGGATGGCCAGCAAAACCTCCTTCAGGCTGCCAAAATTGAAGAACTTCGTAGCAGATCTGAAGTCATATGTAATCCTGATTCACAGGTGAACTGCTCCAACACCGAAGGACCAAAAGATGCTTCTTCCACAATGGAATCTGATATTTTAGAAACATACGCTGTTAACATTCAGTGGCAGGTGTTCTCTGATGTGCTACGGGAAACTCACTATACTGCACTGGATATGATTAAGCAAATGCAGGGAAGGCTATACGTGCTAGAAAAAGAACTCCATGACTCTAATGATGCTAGGGAGTCTTTAATGCTCAAGTTAAACTCTGCACTGGACCAATCAAAAAGTTTGAAAGAAAGTGAATCAGGATACATTTTCAAGTGTGATGATCTGACAGTGAAGAACCAAATATTAGAAGCAAAGCTCCAAGATATTTCAGTTGAAAATGCTTTACTTATGGAAAGGCTTGTGGTATCTGAAACACTTGTTGAGGAACATAAAACTTGTGAAAGCAAGTACAATGCCTGCACTGAAGAAAGAAAGAGATTTGAGAACCTTTTAATGAAAGAAAGTCAGCAAACTAGTCAGCTTAAGGATGAGCTCAGATCAGTAATGGAAGATTTTGAGGCAGTGAAAGATGAATTACGTAAGCAGTCCTCCTTAATCAGTGAGCAGCAAATTGTTTCTACATCACTTCAAGAGCAACTGAGCATCCTATGCTCTAAACTTATTTCTTTGAGCAAGGACATCGACATTCCATGCTTGGATGACGTATCTTTGCTACATGAACTTGAGAACAAGAATTATGCTGCTGTCATAGCAAGCTTGGAATTCTTCCAGCAGCAAGCATGCCAGAAGGTGCTTCATCTCCATCACGAAAAGGACGCATTGGAAGAAATGTGCGATGTTCTCCGGAAGAGATCAGACAAGTCTGAAACAGAATTGCTTGATGTGAAGCAGAAGTTTCATTGTGATATGGCTGGAacagaagaaaagttgaatattTCTGAGGGACATGTAGAGAAGCTTCAGCAGGAACTGCAGGAAATGGTACATAAATTTGAGATAATCTCAGAGGCTCAAGAACAACACTCAATCAGCAATGGTGACTTAACATCAAAGTTGGCAAAAATGGAAGTTGAGCTGCGGATTGTCACCAGTGAGAATGAGACTCTTGTTGAAAAGATGAAAGACATTGCTGCTGTTGTTCAGGAACTTGAGAGGACCAAAATAACTCTTGCAGAATCCGACGAAGATAACAAAACTTTGGCCGAGTCTCTACAGTCTAAAGACGAACTGTTGATGCACATGGAAAATGAAATCAGAGGTTTGCAAAATTGTCTGAGCTGTACCGAGGGAAATTTGCTAAGAGAAAAGACAACGAGGGAAGATCTTGAATCTGCCCTCGCAAGTCTTACATCTCAACTTAGTGAGAAGGATCAGGTCCTGCTATCTTATAATGAGGACAAAACAGAGTTACTTCATCTGAGGGACCAGATTTCGGACATGAGTAAAGAAAACAGTTTGATGCAAGATGCTCTTTCAGAAAGTGAGCAAATCAAAAGGGACCTCAGTTGTAAGAATTGCTCTCTTCAGTCCCAGCTCGCCAATGCTGAAAATCAGTTAGGAACAATTCTGGAGGACTTTCTTGCCACTGAAATTGAAGCTAGTTGCATGAGAAGTCAGGTTGAGGAGGTTGCTGTGCAACTTGAATACTTAAAAAATGATTTTGGGAAGCTTCAGCTTAAGAACAAAGATGCTGACGAGTTATTAAGGgcgcacatgttgactgtagcaGAATTAACTGACAGAAATGCCACACTTGAATCAGCTATCCATTCTCAAGAAATCAACTTTGCCAGGGTTATTCAAGAGAAGGAAGGGCTTGAAGAGCTTATAAAAAGAAATGAACAGACATTGGCTCAGGTTAGCAATAGTGAGTCTCGAGATACATCAGTATCAATTAATAACAGTGAGGCAGAATTGAAGTATCAAGATGAGATTGTGCAGCTTAGAGCCGTGCAGACAAATCTTGAGGAGCATGTTGATCGTTTGAGATCAGCGAAAGATGAAGTTGAAATTCTAAACGTGGTTCTGAAATCAAAATTGGAGGAACACCATACTGAGGCGTCATCACTGCTACAGGATTCTGGATATCAGTTGACAAATTTAAAAGAACAGAACAAAGAGCTTACGCAGAAACTTGCTGAACAAACTCTGAAGGCAGAAGAGTTCAAGAACCTGTCTATCCAGTTGAGAGAGCTAAAAGAAAAGGCTGAAGCTGGGAAAAAGGAGAAAGAGGGGTCGTTGTTCGCCATACAAGATTCCCTTAGAATTGCATTTATCAAAGAGCAATATGAATCAAAGGTTCAAGAGCTTAAAAGTCAGGTGTTTGTCTCTAAAAAGTATTCTGAAGAGATGTTACTGAAGTTACAAAGTGCTTTGGACGAGGTTGAAACTGGGAGGAAAAACGAGATTGCTCTGGCTAAAAGAATTGAAGAGCTATCAATGAAAGTTTCTGAACTGGAGGTGGAGATGCAGGATTTATCTGCTGATAAAAGAGAGTTGTCTAATGCATATGACAGCATAATGACGGACTTGGAATGCACAAAACTGAACTTCGATTGCTGTAAAGAAGAAAAGCAGAGGATTGAGGTCTCTCTTCAGGAGTGCAGTGAGGAACGCAATAGAATAAGGGTGGAGCTTGACTTAGTGAAAAAGTTGCTGGAGAATATGGCATTAACCGACCATGTCGCGTCACCTGATAATTCTGGATCACGCATCCCTCGTGCCACATCTATCGGGCAAATTCTGGGAGATGTTAAATCTGGGTCTGCACCAGAGTTAATACCAAAACTAACAGAAGTTGATTCAGAATTACAGGAAGATGAAGGTGAAATCCATAGCACACATATTTCATCAAATGTAGCAGAATCAGAAGATGTTGGTAAGTCTGATGAGCATCCACATGCCAAGCATGCACCGACAAAGAACTTGGAG AACTGCCATAAGCAATCTGAGGAATCATTGGAGGATCATCCAACTGTCGACAATACCATCAAAGATATTTCTAAAGAGCATAAGAAATTGGCAAATGACTTGAATCTTTTCCAGAAAGAG CTGGAAAGACTTAAAAATGAGAATTCAtcccctcttcttccccttgACATTAATCTTATTGATCCGTCGCTCAGTGGTTTGGAAAGGGCGTTATCACAGCTTGATATG GCAAATGAACATTTGCGAAGCATTTTCCCTTCATTTAAAGAGCTTCCTGGTTCTGGAAATGCCTTGGAAAGAGTACTTGCTTTGGAGCTTGAGTTGGCGGAAGCGCTGCAAACAAAGAAGAAGACGGACATCCTTTTCCAGAG CTCATTCTTGAAGCAACACAACGACGAATCAGCGGTGTTCCAAAGCTTCAGGGACATCAATGAGCTGATACAGGATACAATCGAGTTGAGGAGAAAACAAGTGGCTGTCGAGAGCGAGTTGGAGGAAATGCACGGCAGGTACTCGGAGCTCAGCTTGCAGTTTGCCGAGGTGGAAGGCGAACGACAGAAACTCGCAATGACCCTGAAAGCCCGGTCACCCAGGAAATAA
- the LOC125515097 gene encoding golgin subfamily A member 4-like isoform X2 gives MGTSRSSILGEVDVNLAEFAEAVKPVSITLPFRGCDFGTVLHVTAQLLSTKTGFREFEQQRETGARSSQQLVNQRSHDPSEVAVASSDVGSDKANARNKLKETSLGFPVAEDSAGSTEDYENSSHNSDGYFAEKNDPCGSHEISSFRSIHSGDLPLCPTSQSPTPEKGPFRGKRLSPQGSSDWSHGWSPEFSASHDLAAAHDENNRLKSRLEVAESAFSQLKSEATSLQDVTDKLGSETQGLANQLAVELMSRSELTTEVSSLRTECSSLKRELEEMKSAKPLQHKADGGNGVLATDSSVHNLQTEWLQGLLLLESKLQQTRNNALHGLQASDLDFLLADIGALQRVIENLKQGVQLGQMKEDNYQEHLAPPSNVAHQSSSGRDHNSDKKNTGSTATMEEKMCGLLQKLEDSKTEKENLLEKMSQIERYYESFIHKLEESQKQTAIELENLRKEHNSCFYTVSVLQAQKQKMHEEMNDQLMRFAEDRTALEAQNKEFERRAVATETALKRVRWNYSAAVDRLQKDLELLSFQVLSMYESSETLAKQPIVEDAEHFPEEHSAIADLSGTIEHDQDRPVVKQRGTEGLHEATASQMFSTENGTSRSFSYKMDGQQNLLQAAKIEELRSRSEVICNPDSQVNCSNTEGPKDASSTMESDILETYAVNIQWQVFSDVLRETHYTALDMIKQMQGRLYVLEKELHDSNDARESLMLKLNSALDQSKSLKESESGYIFKCDDLTVKNQILEAKLQDISVENALLMERLVVSETLVEEHKTCESKYNACTEERKRFENLLMKESQQTSQLKDELRSVMEDFEAVKDELRKQSSLISEQQIVSTSLQEQLSILCSKLISLSKDIDIPCLDDVSLLHELENKNYAAVIASLEFFQQQACQKVLHLHHEKDALEEMCDVLRKRSDKSETELLDVKQKFHCDMAGTEEKLNISEGHVEKLQQELQEMVHKFEIISEAQEQHSISNGDLTSKLAKMEVELRIVTSENETLVEKMKDIAAVVQELERTKITLAESDEDNKTLAESLQSKDELLMHMENEIRGLQNCLSCTEGNLLREKTTREDLESALASLTSQLSEKDQVLLSYNEDKTELLHLRDQISDMSKENSLMQDALSESEQIKRDLSCKNCSLQSQLANAENQLGTILEDFLATEIEASCMRSQVEEVAVQLEYLKNDFGKLQLKNKDADELLRAHMLTVAELTDRNATLESAIHSQEINFARVIQEKEGLEELIKRNEQTLAQVSNSESRDTSVSINNSEAELKYQDEIVQLRAVQTNLEEHVDRLRSAKDEVEILNVVLKSKLEEHHTEASSLLQDSGYQLTNLKEQNKELTQKLAEQTLKAEEFKNLSIQLRELKEKAEAGKKEKEGSLFAIQDSLRIAFIKEQYESKVQELKSQVFVSKKYSEEMLLKLQSALDEVETGRKNEIALAKRIEELSMKVSELEVEMQDLSADKRELSNAYDSIMTDLECTKLNFDCCKEEKQRIEVSLQECSEERNRIRVELDLVKKLLENMALTDHVASPDNSGSRIPRATSIGQILGDVKSGSAPELIPKLTEVDSELQEDEGEIHSTHISSNVAESEDVGKSDEHPHAKHAPTKNLENCHKQSEESLEDHPTVDNTIKDISKEHKKLANDLNLFQKELERLKNENSSPLLPLDINLIDPSLSGLERALSQLDMANEHLRSIFPSFKELPGSGNALERVLALELELAEALQTKKKTDILFQSSFLKQHNDESAVFQSFRDINELIQDTIELRRKQVAVESELEEMHGRYSELSLQFAEVEGERQKLAMTLKARSPRK, from the exons ATG GGGACTTCTCGATCTAGTATTCTTGGGGAGGTCGATGTTAATCTTGCCGAATTTGCAGAAGCAGTGAAGCCTGTTTCAATCACACTTCCTTTTCGTGGTTGCGACTTTGGAACAGTATTACAT GTCACGGCACAACTGCTCAGCACCAAAACTGGCTTCAG GGAATTTGAACAGCAAAGAGAAACTGGTGCCAGAAGTTCCCAGCAGCTAGTGAATCAAAGAAGTCACGATCCTTCTGAAGTTGCTGTTGCTTCATCCGATGTTGGTAGTGATAAG GCTAACGCAAGGAATAAGTTAAAAGAAACTTCTTTGGGGTTCCCTGTGGCCGAAGATTCTGCGGGTTCAACCGAAGATTATGAAAATTCATCACATAATTCAGATGGTTATTTTGCCGAAAAGAATGATCCGTGTGGCAGTCATGAAATCAGTAGCTTTAGGAGCATACACTCAGGTGATTTACCACTTTGTCCGACAAGTCAAAGCCCTACACCAGAGAAGGGGCCATTTCGGGGTAAGCGTCTTTCACCACAAGGGAGCAGTGATTGGAGTCATGGTTGGAGTCCTGAGTTCTCTGCCAGTCATGATCTTGCTGCTGCTCATGACGAGAATAATCGACTCAAGTCCAGATTGGAGGTGGCTGAGTCGGCCTTTTCTCAGCTCAAGTCAGAAGCAACATCCCTGCAAGATGTCACTGACAAATTAGGCAGTGAAACGCAGGGCCTAGCTAACCAGCTTGCTGTTGAACTTATGTCACGCAGCGAGCTCACTACTGAAGTATCTTCCCTAAGGACAGAATGTTCTAGTTTGAAAAGAGAGTTGGAAGAAATGAAATCTGCTAAACCCTTGCAGCATAAGGCTGATGGAGGAAATGGTGTTCTTGCTACAGATAGTTCAGTACATAATCTCCAAACAGAATGGCTGCAAGGCTTGCTGCTTCTTGAAAGtaaactgcagcagaccagaaATAATGCTCTCCATGGACTTCAAGCAAGTGATCTTGATTTCCTTCTTGCTGATATAGGGGCTCTTCAGCGTGTTATTGAGAACCTCAAGCAAGGTGTTCAGCTTGGACAAATGAAAGAAGATAATTATCAAGAACATTTGGCTCCACCATCCAATGTTGCCCATCAATCAAGCTCCGGACGTGATCATAATTCCGACAAGAAAAACACTGGCAGTACAGCCACGATGGAGGAAAAAATGTGTGGGCTCTTGCAGAAGTTGGAGGACTCAAAAACTGAGAAGGAGAATCTTCTGGAGAAGATGAGCCAGATTGAGCGCTACTACGAATCTTTTATCCACAAGCTTGAGGAAAGCCAGAAGCAGACAGCAATTGAATTGGAAAATCTTAGGAAAGAACACAATTCTTGTTTCTACACAGTTTCTGTCCTCCAAGCCCAGAAGCAGAAAATGCATGAGGAGATGAATGACCAGCTAATGAGATTTGCTGAGGACAGAACAGCTTTAGAAGCTCAAAATAAGGAGTTCGAGAGGAGAGCTGTTGCTACGGAAACAGCACTTAAGAGGGTCCGATGGAATTATTCTGCAGCTGTTGATCGTCTACAGAAAGACCTTGAGTTGCTGTCCTTTCAGGTTCTCTCTATGTATGAGTCAAGTGAAACTCTTGCAAAGCAACCCATTGTAGAAGATGCTGAGCATTTTCCTGAAGAGCATTCTGCAATAGCAGATTTAAGCGGTACTATAGAACATGACCAAGACAGGCCTGTTGTCAAACAACGGGGAACTGAAGGTCTTCATGAGGCAACTGCATCTCAAATGTTTTCAACTGAAAATGGCACATCACGTAGTTTTAGCTACAAAATGGATGGCCAGCAAAACCTCCTTCAGGCTGCCAAAATTGAAGAACTTCGTAGCAGATCTGAAGTCATATGTAATCCTGATTCACAGGTGAACTGCTCCAACACCGAAGGACCAAAAGATGCTTCTTCCACAATGGAATCTGATATTTTAGAAACATACGCTGTTAACATTCAGTGGCAGGTGTTCTCTGATGTGCTACGGGAAACTCACTATACTGCACTGGATATGATTAAGCAAATGCAGGGAAGGCTATACGTGCTAGAAAAAGAACTCCATGACTCTAATGATGCTAGGGAGTCTTTAATGCTCAAGTTAAACTCTGCACTGGACCAATCAAAAAGTTTGAAAGAAAGTGAATCAGGATACATTTTCAAGTGTGATGATCTGACAGTGAAGAACCAAATATTAGAAGCAAAGCTCCAAGATATTTCAGTTGAAAATGCTTTACTTATGGAAAGGCTTGTGGTATCTGAAACACTTGTTGAGGAACATAAAACTTGTGAAAGCAAGTACAATGCCTGCACTGAAGAAAGAAAGAGATTTGAGAACCTTTTAATGAAAGAAAGTCAGCAAACTAGTCAGCTTAAGGATGAGCTCAGATCAGTAATGGAAGATTTTGAGGCAGTGAAAGATGAATTACGTAAGCAGTCCTCCTTAATCAGTGAGCAGCAAATTGTTTCTACATCACTTCAAGAGCAACTGAGCATCCTATGCTCTAAACTTATTTCTTTGAGCAAGGACATCGACATTCCATGCTTGGATGACGTATCTTTGCTACATGAACTTGAGAACAAGAATTATGCTGCTGTCATAGCAAGCTTGGAATTCTTCCAGCAGCAAGCATGCCAGAAGGTGCTTCATCTCCATCACGAAAAGGACGCATTGGAAGAAATGTGCGATGTTCTCCGGAAGAGATCAGACAAGTCTGAAACAGAATTGCTTGATGTGAAGCAGAAGTTTCATTGTGATATGGCTGGAacagaagaaaagttgaatattTCTGAGGGACATGTAGAGAAGCTTCAGCAGGAACTGCAGGAAATGGTACATAAATTTGAGATAATCTCAGAGGCTCAAGAACAACACTCAATCAGCAATGGTGACTTAACATCAAAGTTGGCAAAAATGGAAGTTGAGCTGCGGATTGTCACCAGTGAGAATGAGACTCTTGTTGAAAAGATGAAAGACATTGCTGCTGTTGTTCAGGAACTTGAGAGGACCAAAATAACTCTTGCAGAATCCGACGAAGATAACAAAACTTTGGCCGAGTCTCTACAGTCTAAAGACGAACTGTTGATGCACATGGAAAATGAAATCAGAGGTTTGCAAAATTGTCTGAGCTGTACCGAGGGAAATTTGCTAAGAGAAAAGACAACGAGGGAAGATCTTGAATCTGCCCTCGCAAGTCTTACATCTCAACTTAGTGAGAAGGATCAGGTCCTGCTATCTTATAATGAGGACAAAACAGAGTTACTTCATCTGAGGGACCAGATTTCGGACATGAGTAAAGAAAACAGTTTGATGCAAGATGCTCTTTCAGAAAGTGAGCAAATCAAAAGGGACCTCAGTTGTAAGAATTGCTCTCTTCAGTCCCAGCTCGCCAATGCTGAAAATCAGTTAGGAACAATTCTGGAGGACTTTCTTGCCACTGAAATTGAAGCTAGTTGCATGAGAAGTCAGGTTGAGGAGGTTGCTGTGCAACTTGAATACTTAAAAAATGATTTTGGGAAGCTTCAGCTTAAGAACAAAGATGCTGACGAGTTATTAAGGgcgcacatgttgactgtagcaGAATTAACTGACAGAAATGCCACACTTGAATCAGCTATCCATTCTCAAGAAATCAACTTTGCCAGGGTTATTCAAGAGAAGGAAGGGCTTGAAGAGCTTATAAAAAGAAATGAACAGACATTGGCTCAGGTTAGCAATAGTGAGTCTCGAGATACATCAGTATCAATTAATAACAGTGAGGCAGAATTGAAGTATCAAGATGAGATTGTGCAGCTTAGAGCCGTGCAGACAAATCTTGAGGAGCATGTTGATCGTTTGAGATCAGCGAAAGATGAAGTTGAAATTCTAAACGTGGTTCTGAAATCAAAATTGGAGGAACACCATACTGAGGCGTCATCACTGCTACAGGATTCTGGATATCAGTTGACAAATTTAAAAGAACAGAACAAAGAGCTTACGCAGAAACTTGCTGAACAAACTCTGAAGGCAGAAGAGTTCAAGAACCTGTCTATCCAGTTGAGAGAGCTAAAAGAAAAGGCTGAAGCTGGGAAAAAGGAGAAAGAGGGGTCGTTGTTCGCCATACAAGATTCCCTTAGAATTGCATTTATCAAAGAGCAATATGAATCAAAGGTTCAAGAGCTTAAAAGTCAGGTGTTTGTCTCTAAAAAGTATTCTGAAGAGATGTTACTGAAGTTACAAAGTGCTTTGGACGAGGTTGAAACTGGGAGGAAAAACGAGATTGCTCTGGCTAAAAGAATTGAAGAGCTATCAATGAAAGTTTCTGAACTGGAGGTGGAGATGCAGGATTTATCTGCTGATAAAAGAGAGTTGTCTAATGCATATGACAGCATAATGACGGACTTGGAATGCACAAAACTGAACTTCGATTGCTGTAAAGAAGAAAAGCAGAGGATTGAGGTCTCTCTTCAGGAGTGCAGTGAGGAACGCAATAGAATAAGGGTGGAGCTTGACTTAGTGAAAAAGTTGCTGGAGAATATGGCATTAACCGACCATGTCGCGTCACCTGATAATTCTGGATCACGCATCCCTCGTGCCACATCTATCGGGCAAATTCTGGGAGATGTTAAATCTGGGTCTGCACCAGAGTTAATACCAAAACTAACAGAAGTTGATTCAGAATTACAGGAAGATGAAGGTGAAATCCATAGCACACATATTTCATCAAATGTAGCAGAATCAGAAGATGTTGGTAAGTCTGATGAGCATCCACATGCCAAGCATGCACCGACAAAGAACTTGGAG AACTGCCATAAGCAATCTGAGGAATCATTGGAGGATCATCCAACTGTCGACAATACCATCAAAGATATTTCTAAAGAGCATAAGAAATTGGCAAATGACTTGAATCTTTTCCAGAAAGAG CTGGAAAGACTTAAAAATGAGAATTCAtcccctcttcttccccttgACATTAATCTTATTGATCCGTCGCTCAGTGGTTTGGAAAGGGCGTTATCACAGCTTGATATG GCAAATGAACATTTGCGAAGCATTTTCCCTTCATTTAAAGAGCTTCCTGGTTCTGGAAATGCCTTGGAAAGAGTACTTGCTTTGGAGCTTGAGTTGGCGGAAGCGCTGCAAACAAAGAAGAAGACGGACATCCTTTTCCAGAG CTCATTCTTGAAGCAACACAACGACGAATCAGCGGTGTTCCAAAGCTTCAGGGACATCAATGAGCTGATACAGGATACAATCGAGTTGAGGAGAAAACAAGTGGCTGTCGAGAGCGAGTTGGAGGAAATGCACGGCAGGTACTCGGAGCTCAGCTTGCAGTTTGCCGAGGTGGAAGGCGAACGACAGAAACTCGCAATGACCCTGAAAGCCCGGTCACCCAGGAAATAA